A DNA window from Candidatus Glassbacteria bacterium contains the following coding sequences:
- a CDS encoding glycosyltransferase — MKIAWLGNLCNVGFNNVRLLNSAGVDAELYLPAVRLKRPGVSNPEHEYEGASREHFLRPYNRDYLNYLLNRIGVPGPLSTHEHAVGRSVSLVQAQTCSEISALRIRRRYGVPYAALATGADLSEIAPGRSPLSRLYRSALKGSSHLFLTNIDQFATLDALGLNLPSVSFLPFSIGMDRFEPRPNRPGAETVFFSVARLDWTSTSRKSTKSNDIFLKGFARFVREREIGNYKLWIADWGVDRQATRELVDSLGIGRLVSYLEPGNKQAFYASLARAHVVVDQFKLGAVGLAALESMAMSRPVFACCNQGLAQKAYGEDIPVINCANEEEVSAALATITPAAVEEMARTVYDWVGRHHSESGIAKLLIDTYRKILAAGEKANR; from the coding sequence ATGAAAATCGCCTGGCTCGGTAACCTGTGCAACGTCGGGTTCAACAACGTCCGGCTGCTCAATTCCGCCGGAGTGGACGCCGAGCTGTACCTTCCAGCCGTGCGCCTGAAGCGGCCGGGGGTCAGTAACCCCGAGCACGAGTACGAGGGCGCCTCGCGCGAGCACTTCCTGCGGCCCTACAACCGGGACTATCTCAACTACCTCCTCAACCGGATAGGAGTTCCCGGTCCGCTCAGCACTCACGAGCATGCCGTGGGGCGATCAGTCAGCCTGGTGCAGGCCCAGACCTGCAGTGAAATCTCCGCCCTGCGGATCAGGCGCAGATACGGTGTCCCCTATGCGGCCCTGGCCACGGGCGCCGACCTCAGCGAAATCGCCCCCGGCCGCTCGCCGTTGAGCCGTCTCTACCGCAGTGCGCTGAAGGGGAGTTCGCACCTGTTCCTGACCAATATCGACCAGTTCGCCACCCTGGATGCGCTCGGGCTGAACCTGCCCTCTGTCAGCTTCCTGCCGTTCAGTATCGGGATGGACCGTTTCGAGCCGCGCCCCAACCGCCCCGGCGCGGAAACAGTGTTTTTCTCGGTTGCCCGGCTGGACTGGACCTCCACCAGCAGGAAATCGACCAAGAGCAACGATATCTTTCTCAAGGGGTTCGCCCGTTTCGTCCGGGAGCGGGAAATCGGCAACTACAAGCTGTGGATCGCAGACTGGGGGGTGGACAGGCAGGCCACCCGGGAGCTGGTCGACTCACTGGGGATCGGGCGGCTGGTCAGCTATCTCGAACCGGGGAACAAACAGGCGTTCTACGCCAGCCTCGCCCGGGCGCACGTAGTGGTGGACCAGTTCAAACTGGGCGCTGTCGGTCTGGCGGCGCTGGAGTCGATGGCGATGAGCCGCCCGGTTTTCGCCTGCTGCAACCAGGGCCTGGCGCAAAAAGCCTACGGGGAGGACATCCCGGTTATCAACTGCGCCAACGAGGAGGAGGTGTCCGCCGCCCTGGCCACAATTACGCCTGCTGCGGTCGAGGAAATGGCCCGGACTGTCTACGACTGGGTCGGCCGCCACCACAGCGAAAGCGGGATCGCGAAACTGCTGATCGATACGTACCGGAAAATCCTGGCTGCCGGCGAAAAAGCTAATCGCTGA
- a CDS encoding peptidoglycan bridge formation glycyltransferase FemA/FemB family protein produces MSSAGSETRADLTACRLESLDSHSWDAFAAVNEHGAYAQTSFYGRFEEAVNEYAAAHFLSARQDGQTTGQLLAIEKFDYELLFQRPGIIGRLGAWPAALFRSLSWNYGPLCSGPHPRTDTLASLLAGVDALARERNAFMVRHALPPVHGWDSLAGDYRETFGRFGYRTRRKATVLLNVAGRSLDELWDGLDKDSRRVVRKARKQGVEVVEAASGEHIEAFHRIRLETARRNNFRLPDKSHFEEIRRIFPPDVYRILLTRHEGNWVSGQGLGVSNGNLILGGVGYSDYARENRIYGNDLMQWHVIEWAHGQGARVVDWVGYFLEPRNEGEKGVNHFKLKWGGEVVEYDEFYKVYGPLRHGAVQLARKLFG; encoded by the coding sequence TTGTCCTCAGCAGGCAGCGAAACGCGGGCAGACCTGACAGCCTGCCGCCTGGAGTCACTCGACTCACATTCCTGGGACGCCTTCGCGGCCGTAAACGAGCACGGCGCCTACGCCCAGACCTCGTTCTACGGACGGTTCGAGGAGGCGGTCAACGAGTATGCCGCGGCCCATTTCCTCTCCGCCCGGCAGGACGGGCAGACTACCGGCCAGCTGCTGGCGATCGAGAAGTTCGATTATGAGCTGCTCTTTCAGCGGCCCGGAATTATCGGCCGCCTGGGCGCCTGGCCCGCCGCGTTGTTTCGCTCCCTTTCCTGGAACTACGGCCCGCTGTGTTCCGGCCCGCACCCGCGGACCGATACCCTGGCGTCTCTGCTCGCCGGAGTTGACGCTCTGGCGCGGGAACGCAACGCCTTCATGGTCCGCCATGCCCTGCCGCCTGTCCACGGCTGGGATAGCCTGGCCGGAGACTACCGCGAAACATTCGGCCGGTTCGGTTACCGGACGCGCAGAAAAGCCACGGTGCTGCTCAATGTGGCAGGCAGGAGCCTGGACGAGCTGTGGGACGGCCTGGACAAAGACAGCAGGCGGGTGGTGCGCAAGGCCCGGAAACAGGGAGTGGAAGTTGTGGAGGCCGCCAGCGGCGAGCATATCGAGGCATTCCACCGGATACGCCTGGAAACCGCCCGGCGCAATAATTTCCGTCTCCCGGACAAGAGCCATTTCGAAGAGATAAGGCGCATATTCCCCCCGGACGTGTACCGGATTCTCCTTACCCGGCACGAGGGCAACTGGGTCAGCGGACAGGGCCTGGGAGTCAGTAACGGGAACCTGATCCTGGGCGGAGTCGGTTACTCGGACTACGCCCGCGAGAACAGGATCTACGGCAACGACCTTATGCAGTGGCACGTGATCGAGTGGGCCCACGGCCAGGGCGCACGGGTAGTCGACTGGGTGGGATATTTCCTCGAGCCCCGCAACGAGGGGGAAAAGGGGGTCAACCACTTCAAGCTGAAATGGGGCGGCGAGGTTGTGGAATACGACGAATTTTACAAGGTTTACGGGCCGCTGCGCCACGGGGCGGTGCAACTGGCCAGGAAACTGTTCGGCTGA
- a CDS encoding isomerase, whose amino-acid sequence MSVFIHPQAIVESEAIGEGTRIWAFAHILPGAVIGADCNICDHTFIENDVRLGNGVTVKCGVQLWDGLEIEDRVFIGPNATFTNDPFPRSRQKPESFARTVIKCGASIGANATILPGLTIGRNAMVGAGSVVTADVPANAIVKGVPAKICGYTGELHRKKTFSLPETTTGAPGVKFSVPGVKLYEIPRYRDMRGSLNFGQYPDHLPFIPKRFFIVHEVPSAKIHGEHAHKTLEQLFVCLCGRLSVNLDDGVNSDSITLNNQDYGLYIPPMVWATQYDYSPDGMLLVMASDIYDENEYIRDYDQYLAARKLKS is encoded by the coding sequence ATGTCAGTTTTCATTCATCCGCAGGCCATTGTCGAGAGCGAGGCCATCGGCGAGGGTACCCGTATCTGGGCTTTCGCTCATATCCTGCCCGGCGCGGTAATCGGCGCTGACTGCAATATCTGCGATCATACTTTTATCGAAAATGACGTCCGGCTGGGTAACGGGGTCACGGTCAAGTGCGGTGTGCAGCTCTGGGACGGGCTCGAGATCGAGGACCGGGTATTTATCGGCCCCAATGCGACTTTTACCAACGACCCGTTTCCGCGCAGCAGGCAGAAACCCGAAAGCTTTGCGCGGACCGTGATCAAATGCGGCGCCTCGATCGGCGCGAACGCCACAATCCTGCCGGGCCTGACTATCGGCCGGAACGCCATGGTGGGCGCCGGCAGCGTGGTCACGGCCGACGTGCCGGCCAACGCGATTGTCAAGGGGGTGCCCGCCAAAATCTGCGGATATACCGGTGAACTGCACAGGAAAAAGACGTTCAGCCTGCCGGAAACAACGACCGGCGCCCCCGGAGTGAAATTCAGTGTGCCGGGCGTGAAACTTTACGAAATCCCCCGCTACCGCGACATGCGCGGCTCGCTCAACTTCGGCCAGTACCCGGACCACCTCCCGTTTATTCCAAAACGGTTCTTTATCGTCCACGAGGTCCCGAGCGCCAAAATCCACGGCGAGCACGCCCATAAAACTCTCGAGCAGCTTTTCGTCTGCCTCTGCGGACGGCTTTCGGTCAACCTGGACGACGGGGTCAACTCCGATTCCATCACGCTCAATAACCAGGACTACGGTCTCTATATCCCGCCGATGGTCTGGGCGACTCAATACGATTACTCGCCCGACGGCATGCTGCTGGTGATGGCCTCGGATATCTACGACGAGAACGAGTATATCAGGGACTACGACCAGTACCTGGCCGCGCGGAAGCTGAAATCCTGA